The genomic interval GGATTCAAAATAGGGAATGAACTCCGAAAAATTGTCGAAAAATCAAGTTCAACCATACTTTCATCCGACAATTACTTGCATTTTACTGAAAAATTTGATGCTATTGAATTTGAGCGAAATGATAGAGGATTATTCGAACTGACAATCAATGTCTCTGTTAACAATAATATTCAGATACTCGAGGAAATGAATTCAAAGATGATTTCGGTGAATGATATTGAATTGAAATCACTTTCTTACCAATCCGAAGGAAATATTTTGAAAGAGCGAATAGAGCTGTTAGTCCCTGATAAGAAGCACATAAAGATGATTTTCGAGAACATTTGGAGTGTTCACGGAGTAATTTTAGTTGAAATTGATAAAAATAAAAATTGAAGTTAAGAACTTTTTTATTTATTTTTGAAAAGATGATGTTAGTATAATATAAAGTAAGCAATCGTGAATTTGACACTAATACTATTTATGATATTGGGAACCTTAGCAATAGGTTCGGCAATTGTAACTATAGCAAGCAGGCATCCCGTGCGTTCGGCAATGGCTTTAGTCTTGCATTTCTTCATGTTGTCGGGTCTATATCTGACACTAAATGCGCAATTTATCGCAGCCATTCAAATATTAGTTTATGCCGGCGCCATAATGGTGCTTGTCATATTCGTAATCATGTTGCTCAACTTGTCGAACGAAGAGAAATTGAAATTGAAGCTTTCCTCTCGATATGTACTTGGATGGGTGTTTGGTTCGGCACTCGCTTTCCTTCTGATGACACTTTATATCACTCACTCGAGTTTCAGCCAATTCAACGAGGAAACAGCAGCAGCAGTAGGCACCGTCAACAATCTTGGTAACGAACTTTTCACCAATTACATCGTCCCCGTGGAACTGATTGGTGTACTACTTACCGGAACAATCGTCGGGGCATTAGTTTTAGCAAAAAAGAAGTTAGAAAATTAAAAAGTAAAAAATCATGCAAGCAATACCCATAGAATATTACCTCGTTTTGTCGGGCATCATCTTTTCGATTGGTACGATAGGAGTTATTACCCGCCGCAACGCAATTATCATTTTCATGTCAATCGAATTGATGTTGAATTCTGTCAATCTTACCTTTGTAGGCTTTGCCGCTAATTTTGGCGACGCCTCCGGACAAGTATTTGTATTTTTTGTCATGTCAGTAGCCGCCGCCGAAGCTGCAATCGGATTAGCAATCGTCATCGCCCTCTTCAGAATCAAACAAAGCGTCAACGTTGATGAAATCAACATTTTGAAGTGGTAAAGTAAAAGCCCGAAGGGCTTAAATATGAATAACCATTGTAAAAGCCCGAAGGGCTTAAATGTGAATAACCATAGGTGAAACCTATGGAAAGAGTAATTGAGCACAAAGTCAAAGCCCGAAGGGCTTAAATGTGAATAACCATAGGTGAAACCTATGGAAAGAGTAATTAACTTAAGCACAAGGTAAAGCCCGAAGGGCTTAAATGTGAATAACCATAGGTGAAACCTATGGAAAGAGTAATTAAAACACAAACAACTCCGAAGGAGTTGAATAAAAGAATCAAAAGATTATGAGCACATATACCCAAATAATCTATCAGATAGTTTTTAGTACCAAAAACAGAGAACGCACTCTTACCAAGCCAAACAGAGAAGAGCTTCTGAAATACATCTGGGGTATATTGAAAAGCAAAAATTGCCATCTGTACAGAATTAGCGCCGTAGAAGATCATTTACATTTAATCACACACTTGCATCCAACAATCTCATTAGCCTCGCTTGTCAAAGATATAAAATTGGCAAGTTCTACATTGATTAAACAGAAAGGTTTGTTCCCAAACTTTGGAGGCTGGGCGGAAGGCTACGGAGCATTTACCTATAGTATCAGAGAAAAAGACAGATTAATCTTGTACGTGAAAAATCAAGAAGAACACCATCGAACCAAAAGTTTCCGGGAAGAATTTATAGAAATGCTGCAAGAGCATGAAATTGAGTTTGATGAGAAATACCTTGTGTAACAACATTCAACCACTTCGTGGTTGGGATTTCCACACATGTTCTTCTCCCCCGCATTTCATACGGGGTTATTCATATTTAAGCCCTTTGGGCTTGTAATAGGGTGCATTTGATTCGTTCCGCGCATTTCATACGGGGTTATTCATATTTAAGCCCTTTGGGCTTTTTGGGGAAACACCGCATTTCTTCTCCCCCGCATTTCATATGGGGTTATTCATATTTAAGCCCTTCGGGCTTTTTGGGGAAACACCGCATTTCTTCTCCCCCGCATTTCATACGGGGTTATTCATATTTAAGCCCTTCGGGCTTTTTGGGGAAACACCGCTTTTCTTCTCCCCCGCATTTCATACGGGGTTATTCATATTTAAGCCCTTTGGGCTTTTTGGGGAAACACCGCATTTCTTCTCCCCCGCATTTAATACGGGGTTATTCATATTTAAGCCCTTCGGGCTTTACTTACCCAATACCCCTTCGGGCTTTCTATTCTTTTACGAATGGTACAAAGCGATTGCCAATTTTTATGAAATAGGTGCCGGTTGGCAAATCTGATACATTTACTCTAACTTTATCGCCTACGGAGAGGCTTGAAGTGAAGTTTTGAATTTCTACTCCCAGCACGTTAAATATTTGCACTTCTATATCTGTGTTTTCAGCCATACGGTTAACCGTATGGTTGATATCGTATAGATGGATTGTGAGATAATCTGAGGTAGGATTGGGATAAATCATGAAGTTGTTGGCAATTGCGTCATCAACTGATGCTTCGAGCAAGCACTGTACTTCGAGACTGATGGCATGTGCTGAACACATTTGTTCCATATCATCCTTTTCCATTATTGCTCCCCACATTGGGTCTCCATATTCAATGCCCGGGATACCACCGTTCAAAAACAAGGCAATCATGAAAACATCGGGGTCGAGTGCATAAAAATCTGAAAATGCTGCTGATGAGCGAAAGGCAGCGGCTACTTTGTCGCTATTTTGCCATGCAAAATCGTCTAAAGATTGCTCTAATTCTATCGGTAATCCACTTTCAAGTATTTCTTCGGCAGCGAATTCTTCAATTATATATCCGCCGAGAACGGGCTTGAATACTACATAGCCGCGAAAATCTGTTCGCGATTCATTTGTAAATATATACATCCATAAGTCGCCCTTTCCGGTCGTTATATCGAATCTCATTTCCATTGTTTGACCAAAAAATTCAACATCTTGATTCATTGAGACGACAAAAATCAATTCCGGAGCGTCAATTCCGTCATCAATGACTCTTTCGCGAACAGATGGGAGGGGCTCAGTGGCGAGTTGCTTTTGCATAAGCTGGCTTTCGGCTGTATTTGTGACGAAGAGTGCTAATAAACTTAGTATAATAAAATTTTTCATCAAAGTACCTAATTATTGTTAACTATATT from Candidatus Kapaibacterium sp. carries:
- a CDS encoding NADH-quinone oxidoreductase subunit J — translated: MTLILFMILGTLAIGSAIVTIASRHPVRSAMALVLHFFMLSGLYLTLNAQFIAAIQILVYAGAIMVLVIFVIMLLNLSNEEKLKLKLSSRYVLGWVFGSALAFLLMTLYITHSSFSQFNEETAAAVGTVNNLGNELFTNYIVPVELIGVLLTGTIVGALVLAKKKLEN
- the nuoK gene encoding NADH-quinone oxidoreductase subunit NuoK, coding for MQAIPIEYYLVLSGIIFSIGTIGVITRRNAIIIFMSIELMLNSVNLTFVGFAANFGDASGQVFVFFVMSVAAAEAAIGLAIVIALFRIKQSVNVDEINILKW
- the tnpA gene encoding IS200/IS605 family transposase; this encodes MSTYTQIIYQIVFSTKNRERTLTKPNREELLKYIWGILKSKNCHLYRISAVEDHLHLITHLHPTISLASLVKDIKLASSTLIKQKGLFPNFGGWAEGYGAFTYSIREKDRLILYVKNQEEHHRTKSFREEFIEMLQEHEIEFDEKYLV
- a CDS encoding T9SS type A sorting domain-containing protein translates to MKNFIILSLLALFVTNTAESQLMQKQLATEPLPSVRERVIDDGIDAPELIFVVSMNQDVEFFGQTMEMRFDITTGKGDLWMYIFTNESRTDFRGYVVFKPVLGGYIIEEFAAEEILESGLPIELEQSLDDFAWQNSDKVAAAFRSSAAFSDFYALDPDVFMIALFLNGGIPGIEYGDPMWGAIMEKDDMEQMCSAHAISLEVQCLLEASVDDAIANNFMIYPNPTSDYLTIHLYDINHTVNRMAENTDIEVQIFNVLGVEIQNFTSSLSVGDKVRVNVSDLPTGTYFIKIGNRFVPFVKE